The following coding sequences lie in one Nitrospira sp. genomic window:
- a CDS encoding HD domain-containing protein — translation MKLPSAIPPAPYDGSALIADPIHEYVSFTVPYATPDSSERTEKDLIDSPWVQRLRYIYQLQSARWVYPSAEHTRFVHSLGTMHVAGRFARHLYPFLQHVVPDLPSAPFVEEFLRITALVHDIGHGPFCHFFDDNYLHGFGLSHEKLGQIIVREHLGPLIKKIRRSPSGPFARGEELNPDHIAHVILKEKGKDNSRLPRWINALQPVISGSYTADNLDYVLRDAYMCGVAVGPVDLTRLIHYTIITEKGFTIHKTGLPALHMFLNTRMYLYSNVYYHRTTRAIDIHLRDIFGDTMKRLFPANPATHMEDYLTLTDWSLLETVRLWKKSGQRTLRRLHDEWAHILRRDVKWKMAYSTVLKEKGVERGMDFPSHEQFQQQIQSALPPDMRTLPFRVDMAPLDPRPDPKDQRGIPLLVYDPGTKGLSTEPLEEFLDLLPTRLVQFRIYALDHDHDAALSKAAATVLNKTSASIETNF, via the coding sequence ATGAAACTACCTTCAGCCATTCCTCCCGCGCCCTACGACGGCTCCGCGCTCATTGCCGATCCAATTCACGAATACGTGTCCTTCACCGTCCCTTACGCGACACCCGATTCGTCCGAACGCACAGAGAAGGACCTGATCGATTCGCCCTGGGTGCAGCGGCTGCGCTACATTTACCAACTGCAGAGCGCCCGATGGGTGTATCCCTCCGCCGAACATACGCGCTTCGTGCATTCGCTGGGCACCATGCATGTGGCGGGACGATTTGCCCGTCACCTCTATCCGTTTCTACAGCATGTCGTCCCCGATCTGCCCTCGGCGCCGTTTGTGGAGGAGTTCCTGCGGATCACCGCACTGGTCCACGACATCGGCCACGGCCCGTTCTGCCACTTTTTCGATGATAATTATCTGCATGGCTTCGGTCTTTCCCATGAGAAGTTGGGCCAGATTATCGTGCGCGAGCATCTGGGGCCGCTGATCAAAAAGATCCGGCGCAGTCCGTCCGGCCCCTTCGCCCGAGGCGAGGAATTGAATCCGGACCATATCGCCCACGTGATCTTGAAGGAAAAGGGTAAGGACAACTCCCGTCTGCCTCGCTGGATCAACGCGCTGCAGCCGGTCATTTCAGGCAGCTACACCGCCGACAATCTGGACTATGTCCTGCGCGATGCGTACATGTGCGGGGTCGCGGTGGGACCAGTCGATCTCACCCGGCTGATCCACTACACCATCATCACCGAGAAAGGCTTCACCATCCATAAGACCGGCCTCCCGGCGCTGCACATGTTTTTGAACACTCGCATGTATCTCTATTCGAACGTCTACTACCATCGGACGACCAGAGCGATCGACATCCACCTTCGCGACATCTTCGGCGACACCATGAAGCGGCTCTTTCCCGCCAATCCGGCCACACACATGGAGGACTACCTGACACTGACGGATTGGTCGCTGCTGGAGACGGTGCGACTCTGGAAGAAGTCCGGTCAACGCACGCTTCGCCGTCTGCATGATGAATGGGCACATATCCTGCGACGCGACGTGAAATGGAAGATGGCGTACAGCACGGTCCTCAAGGAAAAAGGCGTCGAACGGGGCATGGATTTCCCCAGCCACGAGCAGTTCCAGCAGCAGATCCAGTCGGCGCTTCCGCCAGATATGCGGACGTTGCCCTTCCGGGTGGACATGGCTCCGCTCGATCCTCGGCCCGACCCGAAAGATCAGCGGGGAATTCCACTCCTCGTCTATGATCCGGGCACCAAGGGCCTCTCCACCGAACCCTTGGAGGAATTCCTCGATTTGCTGCCGACCAGACTGGTGCAATTTCGCATTTACGCACTGGACCATGACCATGACGCCGCGC
- a CDS encoding DUF2062 domain-containing protein has translation MANVRSLFRQILHLDESPHRTALAFAIGVFIGFSPAYGLHMVMVGFCAWAFGWNVVALLAGAFLNNPWTLIPILGATYWTGAVLLGVREFPSFDWSDLSFMGIYHQVAPYAWPFVLGGMVLSIAGALLAYPAAYFVLTKYRRSQSADCATHLPPSSGLG, from the coding sequence ATGGCCAACGTACGCTCGCTGTTTCGCCAGATTCTTCATCTCGATGAGTCACCGCACCGGACGGCGCTGGCCTTCGCCATCGGCGTCTTCATCGGCTTCTCACCGGCATACGGCCTCCATATGGTCATGGTGGGATTCTGCGCCTGGGCGTTCGGATGGAACGTGGTAGCCCTGCTAGCCGGGGCCTTTCTCAACAACCCCTGGACGCTCATTCCTATTTTAGGAGCCACCTACTGGACCGGCGCGGTCCTCCTCGGGGTGCGGGAGTTTCCCTCGTTCGATTGGAGCGACCTGTCGTTTATGGGGATCTATCACCAGGTTGCCCCCTATGCCTGGCCATTTGTGCTCGGGGGAATGGTATTGAGCATCGCCGGCGCCCTGCTGGCCTACCCCGCCGCGTATTTTGTGCTCACCAAATATCGACGAAGCCAATCCGCCGACTGTGCAACCCATTTGCCCCCGTCGTCCGGCCTGGGCTAA
- the thiL gene encoding thiamine-phosphate kinase: protein MPSGRSREGSPVRSEFGLIRRLQAQAAQPDPQVALGIGDDTAILKTSISEWTLMTTDLLAEGVHFDLATSSCEDIGYRAAIANLSDIAAMGGTPRFMLVAIAIPATCSTAHVHQLYRGMMQACAPYRVCLVGGDTSASRHGLFLSVTLTGVVRPRRALLRSGARTGDRLYVTGTLGDSRAGLDLLSSRRRTPLSAAHRRFLLARHHRPSARIAEGRWLVTQGLANAAIDLSDGLTGDLRHICEESGVGAEILESALPISPACRAYAAAQRIRPEDLALQGGEDYELLFTVPANRQSRFERLAGTTRFRFTCVGTITSRRSGLRLRTEEGTLKPLPLTSYEHFRRPS from the coding sequence ATGCCGTCAGGCCGATCCCGCGAAGGCAGTCCGGTGAGGAGCGAATTCGGGTTGATCCGGCGCTTGCAGGCTCAGGCGGCACAGCCGGATCCGCAAGTGGCGCTCGGCATTGGCGACGACACCGCCATTCTCAAGACCTCAATCTCCGAATGGACCCTCATGACCACGGATCTGCTGGCGGAAGGGGTACACTTCGACCTCGCCACCTCGTCCTGCGAAGACATCGGCTACAGGGCGGCAATTGCCAACCTCAGTGACATCGCCGCCATGGGCGGAACTCCCCGATTCATGCTCGTCGCCATCGCGATTCCAGCGACCTGCTCGACGGCCCACGTTCACCAACTCTACCGCGGCATGATGCAAGCCTGCGCCCCCTATCGGGTCTGTCTTGTCGGCGGTGACACCTCGGCCTCCAGGCACGGACTCTTTCTCAGCGTGACCCTGACCGGCGTGGTGCGTCCCCGTCGCGCCTTGCTGCGCAGCGGAGCCCGGACCGGCGATCGGCTATATGTTACCGGAACCCTAGGCGACTCCCGCGCCGGGCTCGATCTTCTCAGTTCCCGTAGGCGCACGCCTCTTTCCGCTGCACACCGCCGCTTTCTCCTGGCTCGCCACCATCGCCCCTCCGCTCGGATCGCCGAGGGCCGGTGGCTGGTCACACAAGGACTGGCTAACGCGGCTATTGATCTGTCCGACGGACTCACTGGCGACCTCCGTCACATCTGTGAAGAAAGCGGCGTCGGGGCGGAAATCCTGGAAAGCGCGCTTCCCATTTCCCCGGCCTGCCGTGCCTATGCGGCAGCACAACGCATCCGCCCTGAGGACCTGGCCCTCCAAGGCGGAGAGGATTACGAATTGCTGTTTACCGTGCCGGCCAACCGGCAGTCACGGTTTGAGCGGCTGGCAGGAACGACCCGCTTTCGCTTCACCTGTGTCGGCACCATCACGTCCAGACGGTCCGGCCTCCGATTGCGAACGGAAGAGGGCACACTCAAACCCCTGCCGCTCACCAGCTACGAACATTTTCGCAGACCGTCGTAG
- the lon gene encoding endopeptidase La: MAEAVEQDFSNNQNLEPPDQLPLLPVRDIVVFPYMVLPLFVGRDMSIKAIEAALAGNRMLFLATQKSLDVENPQPEDIHQVGTVGIIMRMLKLPDERIKILVQGLAKGRIEEYIQSDPYYSVRIEKLVETKQPGSTLETEAVMRTVKEQIEKIVSLGKVLIPDVMVVIENLEDPGRLADMVASNLGLKVDITQTVLEIVDPIQRLRQISEILAKEIDVLSMQQKIQAQAKGEMDKTQREYFLREQLKAIQKELGELDERAEEVAEFRKRIKDAKMPEKVLKETEKQLKRLEKMHPDTAESATVRTYLEWMVELPWNKKSKDNLDLKAAMKVLNEDHYDLEKVKERIIEYLAVRKLKEKMKGPILCFVGPPGVGKTSLGKSIARALGREFVRISLGGVRDEAEIRGHRRTYVGALPGRIIQGMKQAGTNNPVFMLDEVDKVGMDFRGDPSAALLEVLDPEQNSTFTDHYLGVPFDLTEVMFVTTANLMDPILPALRDRMEVIDIPGYTEEEKLGIAQKYLIPRQMNEHGITDKHIRVSEKAIRHVITHYTREAGVRNLEREIANLMRKVAKKVAEGKAECHAIDHTNLNKFLGVAKFVPEAELEKDEIGVATGLAWTESGGDVLYIEATVMKGKGQLTLTGHLGDVMKESAQAALSYVRSREKTLGISPDQFAKNDIHIHVPAGATPKDGPSAGITMATAIASALAQVPVRRDLAMTGEITLRGRVLPIGGLKEKILAAKRARLSTVVLPKRNKKDLEEIPKHILKGIELIFVDTVDDVIAAALRRTPVRKAGAATPKTSVKKAIKANGSARRPGSTRRRLRRPSVSSSLSL, from the coding sequence ATGGCTGAAGCTGTAGAACAAGACTTTTCAAACAACCAGAACCTCGAACCGCCCGACCAGCTGCCCCTGCTGCCGGTGCGGGATATCGTGGTGTTCCCATATATGGTGCTACCCCTGTTCGTCGGCCGTGACATGTCGATCAAAGCGATCGAGGCGGCGCTCGCGGGCAACCGCATGCTCTTCCTCGCGACACAGAAGTCATTGGATGTGGAGAACCCACAACCGGAAGACATTCACCAGGTCGGCACCGTGGGCATCATCATGCGGATGCTCAAGCTTCCCGACGAACGCATCAAGATTCTGGTGCAAGGCCTCGCCAAAGGCCGGATTGAAGAATACATCCAGAGCGACCCCTACTATTCCGTCCGCATCGAAAAACTGGTCGAGACGAAACAGCCGGGCTCCACGCTCGAAACCGAGGCGGTCATGCGCACCGTCAAGGAACAGATCGAGAAAATCGTCAGCCTCGGCAAGGTGCTCATTCCCGATGTGATGGTCGTGATCGAAAATCTGGAAGACCCGGGACGCCTCGCCGACATGGTCGCTTCCAACCTGGGCTTGAAAGTCGACATTACCCAGACGGTGCTCGAAATCGTCGATCCCATCCAGCGACTGCGCCAGATCAGTGAAATTCTCGCCAAGGAAATCGATGTCCTTTCGATGCAGCAGAAGATCCAGGCGCAGGCCAAGGGAGAGATGGACAAGACGCAGCGGGAATACTTCCTGCGCGAGCAGTTGAAGGCTATTCAGAAAGAACTCGGTGAATTGGACGAGCGGGCGGAAGAAGTCGCGGAATTCCGCAAGCGGATCAAAGACGCCAAGATGCCGGAGAAGGTCCTCAAGGAAACCGAGAAGCAGCTGAAGCGGCTGGAGAAGATGCATCCGGATACGGCGGAGTCGGCCACCGTTCGCACCTACTTGGAATGGATGGTCGAACTGCCCTGGAATAAAAAGTCGAAAGACAATCTCGACCTCAAAGCGGCGATGAAGGTGCTGAACGAGGATCACTACGATCTGGAGAAGGTCAAGGAACGCATCATCGAATACCTCGCCGTTCGAAAGCTCAAGGAAAAGATGAAGGGTCCGATTCTGTGTTTCGTGGGCCCCCCGGGCGTTGGCAAAACCTCGCTCGGAAAATCCATCGCGCGCGCATTGGGGCGGGAGTTTGTCCGAATCAGTCTGGGCGGCGTGCGGGACGAAGCGGAAATCCGCGGCCATCGCCGGACCTATGTCGGCGCCTTGCCGGGGCGGATCATTCAGGGGATGAAACAAGCCGGTACGAACAATCCGGTGTTCATGCTCGATGAAGTCGATAAGGTGGGGATGGATTTCCGGGGCGATCCCTCGGCGGCGCTCCTGGAAGTCCTGGACCCCGAACAGAACAGCACCTTCACCGATCACTACCTCGGGGTACCGTTCGACCTGACCGAAGTCATGTTCGTCACGACGGCGAATTTGATGGACCCGATCCTCCCTGCCCTGCGCGACCGCATGGAGGTCATCGACATTCCCGGCTACACGGAAGAAGAGAAACTTGGCATCGCCCAAAAGTATCTGATTCCGCGGCAAATGAACGAACACGGCATCACCGACAAACATATTCGCGTTTCGGAAAAAGCGATCCGCCATGTCATCACGCATTACACGCGCGAAGCCGGCGTCCGTAATCTTGAACGTGAAATTGCCAACCTCATGCGGAAGGTCGCGAAGAAGGTTGCGGAGGGCAAGGCCGAGTGCCATGCCATCGATCACACCAACCTAAACAAATTCCTGGGCGTGGCGAAATTCGTTCCCGAGGCGGAACTGGAAAAAGATGAAATCGGTGTTGCCACCGGCCTCGCCTGGACCGAAAGCGGCGGGGATGTCCTCTATATCGAAGCCACCGTCATGAAGGGCAAGGGCCAACTCACGCTCACCGGCCATCTCGGGGACGTCATGAAAGAATCGGCCCAGGCGGCACTGAGTTATGTGCGGTCGCGGGAAAAAACCCTGGGGATCAGCCCGGATCAGTTCGCGAAAAACGATATTCACATCCACGTCCCGGCCGGGGCTACGCCCAAAGACGGCCCTTCTGCCGGCATCACCATGGCCACCGCGATCGCCTCCGCTTTGGCGCAAGTGCCCGTGCGCCGCGATTTGGCCATGACCGGCGAAATTACCCTACGCGGACGGGTCCTACCGATCGGTGGACTCAAAGAAAAAATTCTCGCCGCCAAACGGGCGAGGCTGTCGACCGTCGTCCTACCGAAACGCAATAAGAAGGACCTCGAAGAGATCCCGAAGCACATCCTCAAAGGCATCGAATTGATCTTTGTGGATACGGTGGATGATGTGATTGCCGCCGCCTTGCGACGAACTCCCGTGCGAAAGGCCGGCGCGGCGACGCCGAAGACATCCGTGAAGAAGGCGATCAAAGCAAACGGATCAGCTCGGAGACCCGGCTCGACTCGACGCCGGCTCCGTCGTCCGAGCGTGTCTTCGTCCCTCTCTCTCTAG
- the galU gene encoding UTP--glucose-1-phosphate uridylyltransferase GalU, which produces MIRTDVRKAIIPAAGLGTRFLPATKASPKEMLPLVDKPLIQYVVEEAVASGIEDIIVITGRGKRAIEDHFDRSLELEENLKGSGKGQVLNQMRHISNLANFCYVRQPEAMGLGHAVLCAQHLIGDEPFAVILGDEIIDAAVPGLAQLIHIYKQRKGAVLGVQEVPPQEVSRYGIISARKVRNGLHRVDDLVEKPAPADAPSNLAVIGRYVLPPEIFPILRKTPPGKNGEIQLTDALRQLVKHTSMFAHEVEGQRHDAGDKLGFLIATVELALKNPSLGPAFGEFLQQRLRPTATDVRRRGQGRTRTTTS; this is translated from the coding sequence ATGATCAGAACCGATGTACGTAAAGCGATTATTCCCGCTGCCGGACTGGGCACACGCTTTCTTCCCGCGACCAAAGCCTCCCCGAAGGAGATGCTCCCGCTGGTCGACAAACCGCTGATTCAGTACGTCGTCGAGGAAGCGGTCGCGTCGGGCATCGAAGACATCATCGTGATCACCGGACGAGGCAAACGCGCAATTGAAGATCATTTCGACCGTTCTCTCGAGCTCGAGGAAAATCTCAAAGGCAGCGGCAAGGGCCAGGTGCTGAATCAAATGCGGCACATTTCCAATCTGGCCAACTTCTGCTACGTCCGGCAACCGGAAGCCATGGGACTCGGCCATGCGGTGTTGTGCGCGCAGCATCTCATCGGCGATGAACCGTTTGCCGTCATCCTCGGTGACGAAATCATCGACGCGGCGGTTCCCGGCCTCGCGCAATTGATCCATATCTATAAGCAACGCAAAGGCGCCGTCTTGGGCGTGCAGGAAGTGCCGCCACAGGAAGTCAGCCGGTACGGCATCATTTCCGCCCGCAAGGTACGCAACGGCCTCCACCGCGTCGACGATCTGGTGGAAAAACCCGCACCCGCCGACGCGCCGTCCAATCTCGCGGTGATCGGGCGCTACGTCTTGCCGCCGGAAATTTTCCCGATCCTCCGCAAAACCCCGCCGGGCAAGAACGGAGAAATCCAGCTGACGGATGCCTTGCGCCAGCTCGTGAAACATACCTCGATGTTCGCCCACGAAGTCGAGGGACAGCGGCATGATGCGGGCGACAAGCTGGGATTTCTCATCGCCACCGTGGAGTTGGCGCTCAAAAACCCGTCCCTGGGACCTGCGTTCGGCGAGTTCCTGCAACAGCGACTCCGCCCGACCGCCACCGACGTGCGCCGTCGAGGCCAAGGCCGAACACGCACCACCACCTCCTAG
- the bamA gene encoding outer membrane protein assembly factor BamA yields MTKSGGRRWLSLFILALVVLPTIGLSDLVFAQDGAPLVTSIAIRGQKRIELQAIEGRLTLKANDRFTPDALREQVKILYGTGYFEDVQVETEPVAGGMSVGFIVREKPFITEIVFDGNQELSDDKLKEKITIKSQTFLDQQQAKESAEKVRLAYQEDGFYNCQVIPVIQAVDEDRKRLTYFIKEGTKAKVRQIRFDGMRAVTKEEVFKVTATREWIPWYGLITQLKIPSLLSDAGVLKREELGNDIERIREVYLNKGYLNVQISQPTLELSDDKKWFDLSYSVVEGEPFTVKEVGFRGNAVFEDHELREGLGIRPGEIFQRAKIRGEITRITDLYGAKGYVFADVVPNVTPDNAAHTATITLNVKEGEMMRIREIHVTGNDKTRDNVVRRELRLDEQDVIDTLALKRSFQRLNNLNFFETVEILPQQVDVDKVDLNVKVKEKPTGQFSIGGGFSTLDKLVAIADITEGNLGGNGWLGRIRGQLGQRRSLGLVTFRNPYVNDSYNALQLDIYRSMTNYISYFESKSGLSATWSRWLSEYVNGSISVFGEQLRYSDPQDGLCPDLIPLICRQLGTQSSTGFRTAISRDTRDYYLDPRSGWRMQIGADYGTPAMGGTNHFYKLFVDVIKYTPLVYDTRFSIRARYGQTEGIGGRPIPLTERFFVGGINTMRGFVFGRAGPVTPSGSLLGSAKELIFNNDFIFTISSEAKLNGVFFFDYGNGFDDNEPVRFDKLRSTAGFEARWISPFGPLRAAYGINLHPRPNERMGVFEFTIGSLF; encoded by the coding sequence GTGACCAAGTCGGGAGGCAGGCGGTGGCTGTCACTATTCATTCTCGCACTCGTGGTGCTGCCCACGATCGGCCTGAGCGATCTGGTGTTCGCGCAGGACGGCGCGCCACTGGTGACGTCGATCGCGATTCGCGGGCAGAAACGCATTGAATTGCAGGCGATCGAGGGCCGCCTCACGCTCAAGGCCAACGACCGGTTCACCCCCGACGCGCTCCGTGAGCAGGTGAAGATCCTCTATGGGACCGGCTATTTCGAAGACGTGCAGGTCGAGACGGAACCGGTGGCGGGCGGGATGTCCGTCGGATTCATTGTCAGAGAGAAACCGTTCATTACCGAAATCGTGTTCGACGGGAACCAAGAACTCAGCGACGACAAACTCAAAGAAAAGATTACGATTAAGAGCCAGACGTTTCTGGATCAGCAACAGGCCAAAGAGAGCGCGGAGAAAGTTCGGCTCGCCTATCAGGAAGACGGCTTTTACAACTGCCAGGTGATCCCCGTGATTCAGGCGGTGGATGAAGACCGCAAGCGGTTGACCTATTTCATCAAGGAAGGGACCAAGGCCAAGGTCCGGCAGATTCGTTTCGACGGCATGCGGGCCGTGACCAAGGAAGAAGTGTTCAAAGTAACGGCCACCCGGGAATGGATTCCCTGGTACGGCCTCATCACGCAGTTGAAGATTCCCTCGCTGCTCTCCGATGCCGGCGTGTTGAAGCGCGAAGAACTCGGCAACGATATCGAGCGCATCCGCGAGGTCTATCTGAACAAGGGCTATCTCAACGTGCAGATCAGCCAGCCGACGCTGGAATTGAGCGACGACAAGAAGTGGTTCGATCTCAGCTACTCCGTCGTCGAAGGCGAGCCTTTTACGGTGAAGGAGGTCGGCTTTCGCGGAAATGCCGTCTTTGAGGATCATGAGCTGCGGGAAGGGCTCGGCATTCGTCCCGGTGAAATCTTCCAGCGAGCGAAGATCCGCGGCGAAATTACCCGGATCACCGATCTCTACGGCGCCAAGGGCTATGTCTTTGCCGATGTCGTGCCCAACGTGACGCCGGACAATGCCGCGCACACCGCCACCATCACCCTCAACGTCAAAGAGGGGGAGATGATGCGGATCCGGGAAATTCACGTCACCGGCAACGACAAGACGCGCGACAATGTGGTGCGCCGGGAATTGCGTCTGGACGAACAGGACGTCATTGATACGTTGGCTCTCAAACGCAGTTTTCAACGGCTGAACAATCTGAATTTTTTCGAAACGGTGGAAATTCTGCCGCAGCAGGTCGATGTCGATAAGGTCGATCTCAACGTGAAGGTGAAAGAAAAGCCGACCGGCCAGTTCAGCATCGGCGGCGGATTCAGCACGTTGGACAAACTGGTGGCGATCGCCGATATCACCGAAGGTAATCTCGGCGGGAACGGCTGGCTGGGCCGCATCCGCGGGCAGTTGGGACAACGGCGGTCATTGGGACTCGTCACGTTCAGAAACCCCTACGTCAACGATTCCTACAATGCCCTGCAGTTGGACATCTACCGATCGATGACCAACTATATTTCCTACTTTGAATCGAAGTCGGGTCTCAGCGCGACGTGGAGCCGGTGGTTGTCGGAATACGTCAACGGGAGCATCAGCGTGTTTGGCGAGCAACTCCGTTACAGTGATCCGCAGGATGGGTTGTGCCCGGATTTGATTCCGCTCATCTGTCGCCAGCTCGGCACGCAATCCTCGACCGGATTTCGCACCGCCATTTCGCGAGATACGCGCGACTACTACCTGGATCCTCGCAGCGGATGGCGCATGCAGATCGGCGCCGACTACGGTACGCCCGCCATGGGCGGCACGAACCATTTTTATAAGCTCTTTGTGGATGTGATCAAATACACGCCGCTCGTGTATGACACCCGTTTTTCGATCCGCGCGCGGTACGGACAGACCGAGGGAATCGGGGGCCGGCCCATTCCCCTGACCGAACGGTTCTTCGTGGGAGGCATCAACACGATGCGTGGATTTGTGTTCGGACGTGCGGGTCCTGTGACGCCGTCCGGCTCATTGCTGGGTTCCGCGAAGGAGCTGATCTTCAACAACGACTTTATCTTCACCATTTCGTCGGAAGCAAAGTTGAACGGCGTGTTCTTCTTCGATTATGGAAATGGGTTCGACGACAACGAGCCGGTGCGGTTTGACAAGTTGCGCAGTACGGCCGGTTTTGAGGCCCGGTGGATTTCACCGTTCGGTCCCTTGCGGGCCGCGTACGGTATCAATCTTCATCCACGCCCGAACGAGCGGATGGGGGTCTTCGAGTTCACCATCGGATCATTGTTCTGA
- a CDS encoding OmpH family outer membrane protein translates to MGTSQDRTREKDVLQAGVCLVLLTIALVVGGCRSGQSAGPAVTRIGVVDPQRILGETNAGKRAKDMLGSFAKNRQALIELEEKELRRMEEDFVKQGSVLSATAKREREEQFRRRMAEYQQKVTDLNREVQDKQKEVLDGFRDKIETLSGKVAKRMDLQAIFDRGRGGPTIYSEDAVDVSSQVIEEFNKTYP, encoded by the coding sequence ATGGGGACATCACAAGACCGAACGAGGGAGAAGGACGTCCTGCAAGCCGGCGTGTGTCTGGTACTGTTGACCATTGCGCTCGTGGTCGGCGGGTGCCGTTCTGGTCAGTCCGCCGGCCCGGCGGTCACGCGGATCGGCGTGGTGGATCCCCAACGTATTCTGGGCGAGACGAATGCCGGGAAGCGGGCCAAAGATATGCTGGGGTCATTTGCGAAAAACAGGCAGGCCTTGATCGAGCTGGAAGAAAAAGAACTGCGCCGGATGGAAGAAGACTTCGTGAAGCAAGGCAGCGTGCTCAGCGCGACGGCCAAGCGTGAACGGGAAGAGCAGTTCCGCCGGCGGATGGCGGAATATCAGCAGAAAGTCACCGACCTGAATCGTGAAGTGCAGGACAAGCAAAAGGAAGTGCTCGATGGATTCCGAGACAAGATCGAAACGCTCTCCGGCAAGGTGGCGAAGCGGATGGATTTGCAGGCCATTTTTGACCGCGGCCGGGGCGGGCCGACGATCTATTCCGAAGACGCGGTGGATGTGTCGTCGCAGGTGATTGAAGAGTTCAACAAAACGTATCCATGA
- a CDS encoding OmpH family outer membrane protein, which translates to MNGRNWIVAGVTQVLMVWGAYSAQAADHIKVAMMDQQQVIERSVAGKRALEELKSYSTTRQKIIDTDDQELKELEKGIQDTSLSEDARKEKQEHFRVKLEAYQRRIQDFNREVQEKQRSMVAEYAQKIQAAASAVAQKEGYTAVIDRGSETTVKIVVYSHPSIDLTEQIIKEFDRQNK; encoded by the coding sequence ATGAACGGACGCAATTGGATCGTCGCCGGGGTCACGCAGGTACTGATGGTATGGGGCGCCTACTCGGCCCAGGCCGCGGACCACATCAAGGTAGCCATGATGGACCAGCAGCAGGTCATCGAGCGCAGTGTGGCGGGGAAACGGGCGCTGGAAGAACTCAAGAGTTATTCCACCACGCGCCAGAAGATTATCGATACCGACGATCAGGAATTGAAGGAGTTGGAAAAAGGTATTCAGGACACAAGCCTTTCCGAGGACGCCCGCAAGGAAAAGCAGGAGCATTTCCGGGTGAAGCTGGAGGCGTACCAACGCCGGATCCAGGACTTCAATCGGGAAGTGCAGGAAAAGCAGCGGTCGATGGTGGCGGAGTACGCGCAAAAGATTCAGGCCGCCGCCTCGGCGGTGGCGCAAAAGGAAGGGTACACGGCCGTGATCGACAGGGGAAGCGAGACGACGGTCAAGATCGTGGTCTACAGTCATCCGTCGATCGATCTGACGGAACAGATCATCAAGGAATTCGACCGGCAGAATAAGTAA
- the fabZ gene encoding 3-hydroxyacyl-ACP dehydratase FabZ gives MMDNVEIQSILPHRYPFLLVDRIRELDPDRRIVGIKNVTINEPFFQGHFPGRPVMPGVLILEALAQVGGVLAFKSLGSVGRPVVYLTGIDAAKFRKPVVPGDILRLEVDVLKKRAPFWKMQGKAFVDTELVCEAEVTAMVTDEKPPAGAP, from the coding sequence GTGATGGACAACGTGGAGATTCAATCGATCCTTCCCCACCGGTATCCGTTTTTGCTCGTCGATCGTATCCGCGAGCTCGATCCGGATCGCCGTATCGTGGGGATCAAAAACGTCACGATCAACGAGCCGTTTTTTCAAGGACATTTCCCTGGACGTCCGGTCATGCCGGGCGTGCTGATCCTCGAAGCGTTGGCCCAAGTGGGCGGCGTGTTGGCCTTCAAATCGCTCGGCTCCGTGGGCCGTCCGGTGGTCTATCTGACCGGCATTGACGCCGCCAAATTCCGGAAGCCGGTGGTGCCGGGCGATATTCTCCGCCTGGAGGTGGATGTCCTGAAAAAGCGCGCGCCCTTCTGGAAAATGCAGGGCAAGGCGTTTGTGGACACTGAACTGGTCTGTGAAGCGGAAGTCACGGCGATGGTCACGGATGAAAAGCCGCCCGCCGGCGCGCCATAG